The Bacteroidota bacterium genome includes the window AATGCCCTGGCTGCTCCTTTTGAGAGATCAAGCTCGAGACTGTAATGTCCGGGACCTCTGTCTGTAACTGTAATTATAACGGACTTGCCGTTTGCTTTGTTTGTTACCCTCAATATGGTACCAAATGGGAGCGTTCTGTGTGCTGCAGTAAATTTCTCCTGATCAAATACTGCACCGCTTGCGGTCATCCTTCCATGGAAGCCGGGCCCGTACCAGGTAACTTTCGCGTCTTTAGGATTCGAGAATTCAAGAATTGAAGAATATTTCCTGA containing:
- a CDS encoding septal ring lytic transglycosylase RlpA family protein, with amino-acid sequence MLKSFLFVLLLILTGFSVENPKAKAEESSLSKIPAKSAELVRKYSSILEFSNPKDAKVTWYGPGFHGRMTASGAVFDQEKFTAAHRTLPFGTILRVTNKANGKSVIITVTDRGPGHYSLELDLSKGAARALDMIDAGVANVTIETVKVNGFNTPVLSTI